ACGCAGATGTCGACGCGCTTGTCGCACGGCTGCGTTTCGTCTCCTTCGTGAATTCCGGGCAGGCCTGTACGGCCGCATGCCGGGTGATCGCCCAGGAAGGCGTATTCGAGAAGGTACTTGAGGCACTCGTGCCGACCATCGAGTCCATCCGCGTGGGCGATCCGGCAAGCGGACCCGAGATCGAAATGGGGCCGTTGGTGTCGGCTGCGCATCAGCAGCGGGTGCTCGGCTACCTGGGACGCACCCGTGGCGAGATCCTGACCGGCGGTGGCGCCATCGGCGACAAGGGCTTCTTCGTCCAGCCCACGCTGGTCGCTGGTCTCGATCAGCGTGACGAAATGGTGCAGGACGAGATCTTCGGACCGGTGGTCACAGTCCAGCGCGTCTCTTCGCCAGAGCAAGCCATTACCTATGCCAACGACGTCAAATACGGATTGTCGGGCTCGATCTGGACGCGGGACATCGGTCGCGCCATGAGCGCGGTCCAGCGTCTCGACTTCGGGCAGGTGTGGGTCAACGACCACTTGTCAAGCGTCCCCGAGATGCCCAACGGCGGGTTCAAGGACTCTGGCTACGGTACAGACTCCTCGGCCTACGGTCTGGAGGAGTACACGCGGATGAAGCATGTTTGGATCGCAGTCAACTGATCCGTCACCGCCACTGTCCGGAAATGAGAAGTGGGTGGGGACTCTGCAGGTGCCCGTCCACTTCTCATTTTGGCTGTCTCGGGGCCCATCGTTGGGTTGAAGCCTTGATGTTTGTCCTGCGTTATTGGGCAGCGTTCGTGATCCGGGCTTTTAGTTGATCCGCGGATGTGGCGGTCGTTGGTTGAACAGCAGTACTGTGCTCGACGCCACGTACATCGGCGAGCCAGCCTGGGTTGTTGAGGAATGCGATCGCAATTCGCCGGAATTCGTAAATTTCAAACATAAATTTTGACATAGGAAAGGAATCACGTGGCAGGGAAACTTTTTGGAGACATGAACCTCGTACACGACGACTACCTGACGTTCGGCGGGTGTTCGGGTAGCGGGCCGACCCAACTGATCGGGAGCGATGGTGAACGCTCGGGCTTCGAGCCGGCTGTCGCGGAAGCGATCGGCCGCCAGCTCGGAGTCGGTGTGCGATGGAAGACGCTCGAATGGACTGATCTGTATCCCTCACTCGAAGACGGCCGGATTGATGGGGTCTTCTACAATCAGGCGATCACTCCCGAGCGACTTGAGAAGGCGGACTTCACCGAACCCTACGGCGTGTTCCACGAGGCGATTCTCGTGGCAAAGGATAGCCCGGTCCGGGGCCTTCCTGACCTGGTTGGCCTTCGGGTAGGAGCCGTTCGCCAGACGACAAACCTAACATTGGCCGAGGCGATTCCGGGCGCCGAGGTCGTTCCCTACGCACCCAGCGTGGAGGACTTCCACACTATGGTTGACGACGTTCTTCTTGGACGCATCGATGCGCTCGTCGACGACGAGCTATTCCTCGAGCAATATGTGGCGAAGGGCTACCGAATCGCCTTCACGGTCAAGACCCACAACCCCTACGGAATCGCAGTGCGCAAGGATTCGGCGCTGAGGTCCGCGCTCAACGGGGCACTGCGAACCGTCCGTGAGTCCGGTGAACTTGAGCAAATCTGGAATAGTGCTTTCCCGCACACCCCATATGAGCAGCCCACACCGAAGCCCGATAACGACCACGCCAGCCTGCGCGCGATCCTGGCCGGTCCGGATGCTATCCGGGTACGGGACTGACACAACTGCGACGGGCGTGGACGCCCCGCTCGCTCATATCGTTCGACACACAGACAGGTTTCCAAACAAATTGAGTCATTCAGCCGTCGCCGACGACGCTCGTGAGGAGGGATGCGATGTCATCCCAGAACGGATAAAGGTTATGTCGAATCAACAACCGCGCGCAGATTCCGGGAAAACGATCCTCGGACTTGTACACAAAGAAGGGGCGAGCCCGGGCTACTTCGCCAACGTTGTGAATGATCACGGATATGAATTCGAGATCGCCAACTTCACAGTCGGCGATCTTCCTGACCGCCCCCTCGAGACCTACGCCGCACTGATCGTCTTCGGCGGATCCCCCCAGGTCGATGAGGAGGATATCCACCCTTGGCTTGTCGACGAGAAGTCGTACATGCGCCAGGCGCTGGCCCTTGACCTGCCGCTCATGGGTGTGTGTCTCGGGGCCCAACTGCTCGCTGAGATCACCGGCGGCAAGGTCGGCCCGGCTGCGGTGCGCCGCCGCGGTTGGGGCGATGTCGGGGTCGACGATGAAGCATGCGACGATCCCATCTTCAGCCGTCTGCCCAAGACCTTTCGCACGCTCGTCTGGCACGCGTACGAGTTCGGATGCCCGCCGGACGCAACTCCTCTGGGTCGGAGCACAACCGCGCTTCAGGCATTCCGGATGAACGACAAGCGCGCTTGGGGCGTACAGTTCCATCCGGAAGTTGACCCCGCTGAGATGGACGAGTGGTTGGGGCTGCTGCGCGAGTCCGGCCCCGCGGCCGCGAGCGAGGCGGAATTGAAGCGCTGGGCCAGCGAGGCGTCTCTCTATGCTGACGATCAGCAGGAACTCTCACGCGTCATCTGCGGAGGTTTCATCAAAACGGCCGTCGAGGGCGGTTCTGCACGATAGTAACTTGACAACGTCGTGGCCATCGCCGGTCGTGTCACGACATCCGAGCTACTGAGGTCCCCGCCTACAGTCGGTGCGCTGCTGGCTCGCCGGACCGAACACTGCATGTTGTCGCGCGGCGAGTGCACCGGTCAGGGCGGCGATGACCTGTGCGTATGGTTTGGGCTGGTCGGCTCTTGGAGCGGCCGAGAACTGTTGGCGCAGAAGCACGATCCCCGCCGCCGTGCTTGGGAAGAGCCACATCAAGGGTCACGCCGATGTGGTTGATGTCCAGGTGGTGGAAACCCAGGCGTTCCTGCGGCCAGAAGCCGAGGGTGTGGCCGATGAAACTGAGGACATCGACAGGGTTTTTATCGTGAGGGTTTCCAGGTCTTTCTCTTTCAGTCATGGCCGACGTTGGCCGTGGCAGTTAGGTTCCTGCATCGTTCTGATACGGGGACCGCTGCTGGGCATGAGGGGCCGGAGTGCAACTTGGGGAACCGGAAACAATCCAAAAATTCGCGAGGAAATAAGTGACGAAGGAGCGCCGACCGAAGTTTTGGATTGGGTCCGGCGCGTGGCGGCCTGGTTGCGCGCAGGACCAGCCCAGCAATAATCGAGCATCAGAAATGACAAACAGCGAAGATTCTTCTGGCTATTAATGGCAGTGTCGTGGCGCGGCATGACGCAACACTTCCTGCGTGGTTCGGGCGGAACGACACCAACTAGTCCTCGGTCGGAAGGGTGCCCACATGTGCGCACGGCGCTGATACTTACCCGCAGTTGCCGACGTCGCCCGGCACGCCGGGGTGTCGCAGGCTGCGGTCTCAAAGGTCCTTAACGATGGATACGGTCTCAGCGACGCGATGCGTGCCAAGGTCGAGGCTGCGATGGAGGCCTTGGGCTATCGCCCTTCCGCGATGGCCCGGGGAATGCGCGGGCGCGGCTACACCCTCGGAGTATTTCTCGTGGACCTGCGTAACACCTTCTTCAGCGTGCTCATTGACGGCATCCGCGATACCGCCGAAGCCCAGGGATACCAGGTCTTCATCGGCCAGGCCCGGTCCGGACTCGACGCCCAGCGACGGTTGATCGAGGCCATGGTGGACCGCCGCATGGACGGCTTGGTCCTCATCGCCCCTTTCGGTCCGGCAGAGTGGCTTGAGGAAGTCGGCAGGACAACGCCCACCGTCGTCCTCGTGCGCCATGGTCCGGGCAGGAACTACGACACGGTGGCCAGTGATGACATCGCCGGCAGCGGGCACATCGTGGACCATCTGGTTTCCCTCGGCCACCGCAGGATCGCCCACCTGAAACACCTCGGGGACGAGAAGAACCAGCCGGGCATGCCGCAGGAAGTCCGGGCGCAGGGCTACATCGAAGCGATGGTTCGGAACGGACTTCAAGACGACATCGACGTAATTGAGGCCAGATGGAGCCGGGAAGGAGGCCAGCGGGCAGCGGAATTGATCCTCGACTACCCGCAGGCACCCACCGCCATCCATGCGGGATCCGACATGCCGGCATTGGGGGCAATGGAGGATTTCTCCCGCGCCAACTGGAGTGTTCCGGGCGATATCTCAATAGTGGGCTACGACAACATACCCATGTCATCCATGCATCCGCTCTCCCTGACCACCATCGACCAGGCCGGCACGGAAATGGGGTCCCTGGCCGCAACACTGCTCCTGGAACGCATCAAAGGCAGAACCTGGCCGGTGTCCACCCTGGTCACGCCCCGGCTGGTGCTTCGATCAACCACTGCCCCGCCACCAGCTCATGGGACCGCGGGCGCGGATCGGCAGAAGGAACTCGGGGCGTCCCTGAATGAAGGCACGCCCCCGCCATCACCTGAAGGAATAATCAACCGAATTCCATGGAAACGCACCCCTTCGACGTCAAGGGCTGATGAATTGCCTCCGGTGGTCAGCGACCGTTGTATTCGTCGTCGGTGATGCGCTCAGCCCAGGTGGTGGTCTTGGATGGGTCTTCGCCGTTTTGGAGCATGGCGATGTGTTCCATGAAGCAGCCTGGGGCGGCGGCGTGCCAGTGCTCCTCACCGGGCGGGGTGTAGAGCGTCTGGCCGGGGTGGACCTCGATGATCTTCCCGTCCCGGGTACCGAAACGGCCGACGCCCTGGGTGACGCGGAGGTATTGGCCGTGTTCGTGGGAGTGCCAGGCGGTGCGGGCACCGGGCGCGAACCGGACGGTCGCGACGACCATCGGCTGGTCGCTTTCATGTGGCAGTGCGATCGGGTCGAGCCAGACGTCGCCGGCGAACTGGGCGGCCGGGTTCTTGGTGGTCGGCACGGTGGGTTCGATGTTCATGGTCGTCCTTAGTTGTTGTCTGTGAAGAGTTGCTTAGCGACGCCCATCGCGGACATGCCCTTGGGCCAGCCTGCGTAGAACGTGACGTGGGTGATGGCTTCGATGAGTTCCTCCTGGGTCACGCGGTTCTCGAGGGCGCGGCCGAGGTGGAATCCCAGTTGCCCGGTGTTCCCTCCGGCGGTGAGCACGGCCACGGTGATGAGGCTGCGGTCGCGTGCGCTCAGTTCGGGCCGGTTCCAGACGTCCTCGAAGAGCACGTCGTCGGTGAGTTCGGCGAGCTTGGGGGCGAAGTCGCCGAACATCTTCCGGCCACCTCCGATTTGCTTGGGTTGGTCAGTCATGGTGTTCCTTCTCTTGATTGGTCATGGACGTGGTTGGTTGTTCGGAAGACTGTCAGTCGATGTCTTCGACGCCGGTGGGGCGTTGTTCTTCGACGTCGGGCCTGGTTTGAAGTCGCCGGGCGACCGTGTCATCGACCGTGCCGGCGAGGCGGAGGTCCAGGAGCACTTCTCGCTTCCTGTCGAGCACGGCCTGGCGGAGCGCTGTTTCTTCCTGGTGCCACTGGGTAGTTGCCGCCGGATCGGAACTGGCTTTCAGTGCCTGTGAGACCGCCAGGTGGGATCGATACTCGTCTGCGAGGCGGCCGTGCACATCTGAGCTGGTCCGGAGCTCGTGGGCGAGTTCGTCGACGGCGGAGACGGCGGCGGAAGCGATGGCCAGTTCGGCCAGGCGGAGTTCCTCCTCCTCGGGCTCCTCGGGAAGCCTGGCCCAACGGACTACCGCGGGCAACAGGGGTCCTTGGACGAGCATGGTCAACACGATCACGCCGGCGCTGATGAAGATGATGTCGTCGCGTCCCGGGAGCGGGCTGCCGTCGTTGAGCGCCGACGGCACGGACAAAGCGATCGCGAGGGACACTGCCCCGCGGAAGCCGGCAATGGAGCTGACGACCCGGGCCCGGTAGCTCATTCGGCGCTGGCGTTGGGAGGGGCGCCGGTCCAGGGCCCGGATGGCGGTGATGCTGAGGGTTTGGAACACGAACCGGATGATGATGAGCGCCAGCCACACGGCCACGGTGGACAGCACCAGGCTGCCCACATCGCGGGGGTCGATCTCGTGGACCGCGGCCTGCACTTGGAGGCCGATGAGGACGAACAGGGCACCATTCAAAAGGTAGGAACCGAGCGGCCACGCCGACTCGGTCTGGCGGCGTGATGCTGCCGTGCTGATGCGGCTGGAGGTGAAGGAGATGATCAACCCGGCGACAACAACTGCCAGCACGCCTGAGGCTCCAACTCCTTCAGCGAGCAGGAACGCAGCAAACGGAGTGATCAGCAGGCCGATGTTGATGATGAGCGGATCGCGCACCCGGACCAGCAAAAGGTAGGCGGCGCCGGCGACCAAGATGCCAGCGACCGCCCCGCCAACATAGGAGAGGGCGAACAGGCCAGCGATGTCGGCCGGCGTGTAGCTGCCGCCAAGTGTCGCACCCAGGGCGATGGCGTACAGCACCAAGGCTGTTCCGTCATTGGTGAGGCTCTCGGCCTTGAGCAGCATGAAGTTCCGACGCGGCAGCATCCGACCCAGAGCCGAGACGGCTGTCGCGTCCGGAGGAGCCAGCGCCGCCCCGAGGATCAAGGCAGCATTCCATGGCAGACCGAGGAGGTGAGCCACGCCCGCCACGGCGAGAGCGGAGGCAACGACCAGCAGAGTGCTGAGCAGAACGATGCCGCGCAGGTCCCGCCGGATGGAGCGGAGCGAGGTGGTCAGGCTCTCCCAGAACAGCATGACCGGCAGGAAGATCAGCAGCACCGTCTCCGGTGGAAGCTTGATCTGTCGCAGCTGGGGGATGAAGCCAAGGGCAAGGCCCAAGACCAGCAGCAGCAAGGGCGCGGCGAGACGGAGCCGAGGAGCCAGGATCGCGCCCGCGAGCACTGCGATACCCAGGAGGACGACGGTCTCCAGGCCCTCCATCACACTTCCTCTCTATATATGTGTTCGTTGGCTCCCGTCCGAAGGCGGTCTGCCGGTGTCTTGTTACCATGTTGATGCGACGGTGCGGGCTATGACCCAGTCGTCTCCGCGGGGGTCGAACCAGGAGCGCAGCGTCAGGCGCCACGTTGCCCTGGAACCCCAGATCGTGGCGTCGGTAAGGGTTCTGGCGGTCAGTGCGGGCATGGTCCCCTCGGTGCCGAGGGTGGCCTCGACCGTGTCCGTCCGGTGGTACTGCATCTCGCCGGACCCGATCGCCTCAAGCCATTCCGCTTTCGACTGCACGTATCCGGTCATGTGCTTAAGGGTGAAGTCTTCGGAGAGGATGCTGTCCAGTTCGGCCAGGTCTCCGGCCACCATCGCCTCACACAGGGCTTCATGGAGCATTTTTAGCTCCGCCTCCGCCGTCACGGCTGCCGCCGTCGTCGGGCCTGCGGCGTGAGTTCGTGGGTTCCGTAGCTGTTGTCGTCGGTGTTGACGGTGACTCCGGGTGCGACGAGTTGGTCGATGCGGTCCAGCACGTCTGTGCTCAGGGTGATGTCCGCGGCGGGCAGGTAGGACTCGAGCTGTTCCATGGTGCGTGGGCCGACGATGGCGGCCGTGACGCCGGGGTGGTTGATCACGAACGCGATGGCCAGCTCGATGAGCGTCATACCGGCTTGTTCGGCGAGCTGGGCCAAGTCTTCGACGATGTCGAGTTTTCGCTGGTTGGCCAGGCTGCCCATGTCGAACCGGGCGCTAGGGCGGGCTGCAGAGGTGGGTGCGGACGCGGAGTTTTTGCGCCAGCGTCCGGAGAGCCAGCCGCCGCTGAGCGGGCTGTAGGTGAGGGTGCCCATGCCGTGTCGTTGGACAGTGGGAAGGATGTCTTCTTCGATGCCGCGGACCAGGATCGAATACGGCGGCTGCTCGGTGACGAACCGCTCCAGGTTCCGTTCCCTCGATGCCCACTGGGCTTCGACGATCTGGGATCCGGAGTAGGAGGAGGAGCCGATGTACCGGACTTTGCCTTGGCGGACGAGGTCGGTGAGGGCTCCGAGGGTTTCTTCGACGTCGGTGTCGGGGCTGGGCCGGTGGACCTGGTAGAGGTCGATGTAGTCGGTGTCCAGGCGTCGAAGGGAGTTCTCGACCTCACGGATGATCCAGCGGCGGGATCCGCCGCGCTGGTTGGGATCGCGTTCGTTCATGGGCATGAAGAACTTCGTGGCAAGGAACACGCCATCACGCCGGCCGTCCAGTGCCTGCCCGACGATTTCCTCGGATGCCCCGCCTGAATAGACGTCTGCGGTGTCGATGAAGTTGATGCCCGCGTCAAGGGCGCGGTGGATGATGCGGACGGAATCGGCGATGTCGTTGTTGCCCCAGGGGCCGAACATCATCGCACCGAGACACAAAGGGCTGACTTGCACGCCGGTGCGGCCGAGGGGACGGTATTCCATGGTGTTCCTTCTCTTGGTCTTAGGTCTTGGGGTCTCAGGCTTCGGGGATGACCACGGCAAAGCGCTCCGGCCGCCAGTGCGGCCTAGACGGCCGCCGCCGTCTGCTCCGGGGCACTTCGGAAGACACCCAGGCCGGGGGCGGCATTGTTGTCGTTAGGGGCGGACGAGTACTTTGAGCGCTTCGCGGTCGGCCA
This genomic interval from Arthrobacter sp. FW306-2-2C-D06B contains the following:
- a CDS encoding substrate-binding periplasmic protein; protein product: MAGKLFGDMNLVHDDYLTFGGCSGSGPTQLIGSDGERSGFEPAVAEAIGRQLGVGVRWKTLEWTDLYPSLEDGRIDGVFYNQAITPERLEKADFTEPYGVFHEAILVAKDSPVRGLPDLVGLRVGAVRQTTNLTLAEAIPGAEVVPYAPSVEDFHTMVDDVLLGRIDALVDDELFLEQYVAKGYRIAFTVKTHNPYGIAVRKDSALRSALNGALRTVRESGELEQIWNSAFPHTPYEQPTPKPDNDHASLRAILAGPDAIRVRD
- a CDS encoding nuclear transport factor 2 family protein, which encodes MLHEALCEAMVAGDLAELDSILSEDFTLKHMTGYVQSKAEWLEAIGSGEMQYHRTDTVEATLGTEGTMPALTARTLTDATIWGSRATWRLTLRSWFDPRGDDWVIARTVASTW
- a CDS encoding carboxymuconolactone decarboxylase family protein; amino-acid sequence: MTDQPKQIGGGRKMFGDFAPKLAELTDDVLFEDVWNRPELSARDRSLITVAVLTAGGNTGQLGFHLGRALENRVTQEELIEAITHVTFYAGWPKGMSAMGVAKQLFTDNN
- a CDS encoding (R)-mandelonitrile lyase; the protein is MNIEPTVPTTKNPAAQFAGDVWLDPIALPHESDQPMVVATVRFAPGARTAWHSHEHGQYLRVTQGVGRFGTRDGKIIEVHPGQTLYTPPGEEHWHAAAPGCFMEHIAMLQNGEDPSKTTTWAERITDDEYNGR
- a CDS encoding aldo/keto reductase, producing the protein MEYRPLGRTGVQVSPLCLGAMMFGPWGNNDIADSVRIIHRALDAGINFIDTADVYSGGASEEIVGQALDGRRDGVFLATKFFMPMNERDPNQRGGSRRWIIREVENSLRRLDTDYIDLYQVHRPSPDTDVEETLGALTDLVRQGKVRYIGSSSYSGSQIVEAQWASRERNLERFVTEQPPYSILVRGIEEDILPTVQRHGMGTLTYSPLSGGWLSGRWRKNSASAPTSAARPSARFDMGSLANQRKLDIVEDLAQLAEQAGMTLIELAIAFVINHPGVTAAIVGPRTMEQLESYLPAADITLSTDVLDRIDQLVAPGVTVNTDDNSYGTHELTPQARRRRQP
- a CDS encoding Na+/H+ antiporter, which gives rise to MEGLETVVLLGIAVLAGAILAPRLRLAAPLLLLVLGLALGFIPQLRQIKLPPETVLLIFLPVMLFWESLTTSLRSIRRDLRGIVLLSTLLVVASALAVAGVAHLLGLPWNAALILGAALAPPDATAVSALGRMLPRRNFMLLKAESLTNDGTALVLYAIALGATLGGSYTPADIAGLFALSYVGGAVAGILVAGAAYLLLVRVRDPLIINIGLLITPFAAFLLAEGVGASGVLAVVVAGLIISFTSSRISTAASRRQTESAWPLGSYLLNGALFVLIGLQVQAAVHEIDPRDVGSLVLSTVAVWLALIIIRFVFQTLSITAIRALDRRPSQRQRRMSYRARVVSSIAGFRGAVSLAIALSVPSALNDGSPLPGRDDIIFISAGVIVLTMLVQGPLLPAVVRWARLPEEPEEEELRLAELAIASAAVSAVDELAHELRTSSDVHGRLADEYRSHLAVSQALKASSDPAATTQWHQEETALRQAVLDRKREVLLDLRLAGTVDDTVARRLQTRPDVEEQRPTGVEDID
- a CDS encoding type 1 glutamine amidotransferase, with product MSNQQPRADSGKTILGLVHKEGASPGYFANVVNDHGYEFEIANFTVGDLPDRPLETYAALIVFGGSPQVDEEDIHPWLVDEKSYMRQALALDLPLMGVCLGAQLLAEITGGKVGPAAVRRRGWGDVGVDDEACDDPIFSRLPKTFRTLVWHAYEFGCPPDATPLGRSTTALQAFRMNDKRAWGVQFHPEVDPAEMDEWLGLLRESGPAAASEAELKRWASEASLYADDQQELSRVICGGFIKTAVEGGSAR
- a CDS encoding LacI family DNA-binding transcriptional regulator, whose product is MSQAAVSKVLNDGYGLSDAMRAKVEAAMEALGYRPSAMARGMRGRGYTLGVFLVDLRNTFFSVLIDGIRDTAEAQGYQVFIGQARSGLDAQRRLIEAMVDRRMDGLVLIAPFGPAEWLEEVGRTTPTVVLVRHGPGRNYDTVASDDIAGSGHIVDHLVSLGHRRIAHLKHLGDEKNQPGMPQEVRAQGYIEAMVRNGLQDDIDVIEARWSREGGQRAAELILDYPQAPTAIHAGSDMPALGAMEDFSRANWSVPGDISIVGYDNIPMSSMHPLSLTTIDQAGTEMGSLAATLLLERIKGRTWPVSTLVTPRLVLRSTTAPPPAHGTAGADRQKELGASLNEGTPPPSPEGIINRIPWKRTPSTSRADELPPVVSDRCIRRR